A genomic region of Colletotrichum destructivum chromosome 5, complete sequence contains the following coding sequences:
- a CDS encoding Putative glycoside hydrolase, family 2, glycoside hydrolase family 2, catalytic, with amino-acid sequence MSPRRAIPTQAFGLTLLSLLLLFLGPAEARSLHPRQNTSTTTRERVSINKGWRFWRSEFNPDGLIYDHRPDLENLTDVYVLKPWILPSANDFINDPAQHHERPDAEPARNVSYAAKGFDDGAWEMVNLPHDWAIAGPFYTEEDPIIGGGMGRLPVHGVGWYRRSLAFNPADEGKSVFLDVDGAMSYAMIWLNGYLVGGWPYPYNSFRLDLTPHLKPGEDNILAIRLDNPPDSARWYPGGGIYRNVWLTKVNPVHVGQWGTYIVSKDVSAESATLDLVVEVENSGEADEEVQVATDVHVLDASTGQPGDKVAEFPRSTISVSAGGGKEQVTGSTSIVSPLLWGPPPSQTPHRYVAVTTITAGGRTVDSYETRFGIRSITYDANRGILVNGEYVRLQGVNQHHDLGALGAAFNTRAAERQLDVLAELGCNAIRMAHNPPAPELLELTDGKGILVVDEIFDSWYRNKTDNDFHLIFADWREPDLRAVMRRDRNHPSVIMWSFGNEVSEQQIGDPGTVPARELHGIVGDEDPSRPSTASMNFAKPNMSFPTAMDVISLNYQGEGIRDTPNYSFLPGVRTHPLYADYHAAFPDKVILGSETASTLSTRGTYIFPVADSSGAPVNDTSGGNSTTRQVSAYEVYSANFGSSPDKVFAAQDAHPFVAGEFVWTGWDYVGEPTPYYGARSSYSGIVDLAGFKKDRFFLYQARWRPDLRFVHVLPHWNWPDRVGETTPVHAFTSADEAELFVNGVSLGRKTRAAGEYRFRWDEVRYAPGEVRVATYKDGAAWAEETVRTVGEAAELRASADRTAIRADGLDLAFVTVEVRDAAGDLVRFADDAVTFSVSGPGQIVATDNGDPADLVAFPSLERRAFSGLVLAIVRSEEGVAGEIRVTASGEGLKSAEVVITTHLSC; translated from the coding sequence ATGTCACCTCGACGAGCTATACCAACACAAGCCTTCGGGCTGACTCTACTGAGTCTTCTATtgctcttcctcggcccCGCAGAAGCACGATCACTCCATCCTCGACAGAACACGTCTACCACGACCAGAGAGCGCGTCAGCATCAACAAGGGCTGGCGCTTCTGGCGCTCCGAGTTCAACCCGGACGGCCTGATCTACGACCACCGCCCGGACCTCGAGAACCTGACCGACGTGTACGTGTTGAAGCCCTGGATCCTGCCCTCGGCCAACGACTTCATCAACGACCCGGCGCAGCACCATGAGCGTCCCGACGCCGAGCCGGCCCGCAACGTGTCGTACGCCGCCAAGggcttcgacgacggcgcgtGGGAGATGGTGAACCTGCCGCACGACTGGGCCATTGCAGGCCCGTTCTACACGGAGGAAGaccccatcatcggcggcggcatgggccggCTACCCGTGCATGGCGTGGGATGGTACCGCCGCTCGTTGGCTTTCAACCCAGCAGACGAGGGCAAGTCCGTGtttctcgacgtcgacggcgccatgTCGTACGCCATGATTTGGCTCAACGGCTACCTAGTCGGCGGCTGGCCGTACCCGTACAACTCGTTCCGGCTGGACCTGACGCCGCACCTGAAGCCAGGCGAGGATAATATCCTGGCCATCCGCCTCGACAACCCGCCGGACTCGGCGCGTTGGTACCCGGGCGGAGGTATCTACCGCAACGTCTGGCTGACCAAGGTCAACCCGGTCCACGTCGGGCAGTGGGGCACGTACATCGTCTCGAAAGACGTCTCTGCCGAGTCGGCCACCTTGGACTtggtcgtcgaggttgagAACAGCggggaggcggacgaggaggtccaAGTGGCCACCGACGtccacgtcctcgacgctTCGACCGGCCAACCCGGAGACAAGGTTGCCGAGTTCCCCCGATCAAccatctccgtctcggccggcggcggcaaagaGCAGGTCACGGGCTCGACCTCCATCGTCTCCCCGCTACTCTGgggcccgccgccctcgcagACGCCGCATCGATACGTCGCCGTGACGACCATCACGGCGGGCGGCAGGACGGTCGACAGCTACGAGACGCGGTTCGGCATCCGGTCCATCACGTACGACGCCAACCGCggcatcctcgtcaacggcgagtACGTCCGGCTCCAGGGCGTCAACCAGCACCATGACCTCGGGGCCCTCGGCGCGGCCTTCAACACGCGCGCCGCGGAGCGGCAGCTCGACGTGCTCGCGGAGCTCGGCTGCAACGCGATCCGGATGGCGCATaacccgccggcgccggagctgctcgagctgACGGACGGCAAGGGGATCCTCGTGGTGGACGAGATCTTCGACTCGTGGTACCGCAACAAGACGGACAACGACTTCCACCTCATCTTCGCCGACTGGCGCGAGCCGGACCTCCGGGCCGTGATGCGCCGGGACCGGAACCACCCGTCGGTCATTATGTGGAGCTTCGGCAACGAGGTCTCGGAGCAGCAGATCGGCGACCCGGGCACCGTCCCCGCGCGGGAGCTgcacggcatcgtcggcgacgaggacccgtcgcggccgtcgacggcgtcgatgaaCTTCGCCAAGCCGAACATGTCGTTCCCGACGGCCATGGACGTCATCAGCCTCAACTACCAGGGCGAGGGCATCCGCGACACGCCCAACTACTCCTTTCTCCCCGGCGTCCGCACGCACCCGCTCTACGCTGACTACCATGCCGCGTTCCCGGACAAGGTCATCCTCGGCAgcgagacggcgtcgacgctgAGCACGCGCGGCACGTACATCTTCCCCGTGGCCGACTCCTCTGGCGCCCCCGTCAACGACACGTCCGGCGGCAACTCGACGACGCGACAGGTCAGCGCGTACGAGGTGTACTCGGCCAACTTCGGGTCGTCGCCGGACAAGGTGTTCGCGGCGCAGGACGCGCACCCCTTTGTCGCGGGCGAGTTCGTCTGGACGGGCTGGGACTACGTCGGCGAGCCGACGCCGTACTACGGCGCGCGCAGCTCGTACTCGggcatcgtcgacctcgcggGCTTCAAGAAGGACCGCTTCTTCCTGTACCAGGCGCGCTGGCGGCCCGACCTCCGGTTCGTCCACGTGCTGCCGCACTGGAACTGGCCGGACCGCGTCGGCGAGACGACCCCCGTGCACGCATTCACgtcggcggacgaggcggagcTCTTTGTCAACGGGGTCTCGCTGGGCCGCAAGACGAGAGCCGCGGGGGAGTACCGTTTCCGGTGGGACGAGGTCCGGTACGCGCCGGGCGAGGTGAGGGTCGCGACGTATAAGGACGGCGCCGCGTGGGCGGAGGAGACGGTGCGGAcggtcggcgaggcggcggagctgCGGGCGTCGGCGGACCGGACGGCCATCCGggccgacggcctggaccTGGCGTTCGTCACGGTCGAGGTGCGGGACGCGGCGGGGGACCTGGTCCGGTTCGcggacgacgccgtcacgTTCTCGGTCAGCGGCCCTGGGCAGATCGTGGCGACGGACAACGGCGACCCGGCGGACCTGGTTGCGTTCCCGTCGTTGGAGCGGCGGGCGTTCAGCGGGCTCGTGTTGGCGATTGTGCGTtccgaggagggcgtcgccggggAGATCCGGGTGACGGCGTCCGGGGAGGGCCTAAAGAGCGCCGAGGTTGTCATCACGACGCACCTATCTTGCTGA
- a CDS encoding Putative GNAT domain, acyl-CoA N-acyltransferase yields MAKSLVTLIPWDPESPDHVARILDQRVECGWDSDQVDKWRGLQRSGFKCMYWIAFASEDPDRDAKIAKHISEYPKERQPILDTAQSIRGVFRTPRETPFHPVGHISLDIDNPHAKRLNLPIPKENVYWIKSLYVSFALQSAGIGRAAMDMVESMATSEPLCARTLMLDTVSKEDQLRKESAVVAAGKLPVTPTHAWYERRGYRLIWTENNFYGFPETDGDGNPVIRRTVFLRRDLV; encoded by the exons ATGGCAAAGTCCCTAGTCACCCTGATCCCCTGGGACCCCGAGTCCCCCGACCACGTCGCGCGGATTCTCGACCAGAGGGTGGAGTGCGGCTGGGACTCGGACCAGGTCGACAAGTGGCGGGGTCTGCAGCGGTCGGGCTTCAAGTGCATGTACTGGATC GCTTTCGCAAGTGAGGACCCGGACCGTGATGCAAAAATCGCAAAGCACATCTCCGAATATCCAAAG GAGAGGCAGCCGATCCTCGACACCGCGCAGTCCATCCGCGGCGTCTTCAGGACACCGAGGGAGACACCCTTCCACCCCGTCGGCCACATCTcgctcgacatcgacaaccCGCACGCCAAGCGCCTCAACCTGCCGATCCCCAAGGAGAACGTGTACTGGATCAAGAGCCTCTATGTCTCCTTTGCGCTGCAGAGCGCCGGCATCGGGCGGGCCGCCATGGACATGGTCGAGAGCATGGCCACGAGCGAGCCGCTCTGCGCGAGGACTCTGATGCTCGACACCGTCTCCAAGGAAGACCAGCTGAGAAAGGAGTCGGCGGTCGTGGCTGCGGGGAAGCTGCCTGTG ACGCCTACGCACGCGTGGTACGAGAGGAGGGGATACAGGCTCATCTGGACGGAGAATAACTTCTACGGCTTCCCGGAGACGGACGGGGACGGCAACCCGGTCATCAGAAGGACCGTATTTCTGCGCAGAGATCTCGTCTAA
- a CDS encoding Putative major facilitator, sugar transporter, major facilitator superfamily — translation MSKQATTNTMATEPAGIPVTVDAAIASKRGALKWLSNPGIVKLNCVLALSLVSSYATGYDGSMMNGLQSLDTWQDSFNHPDAQELGLLNAIQNVGQLLALPLCAWSCDRFGRKPSLLASASVLLVGVALQAAAQDVAMFIAARGVLGFGLALNITAAPLMIMELAYPSQRAPLVSIYNSLWGLGALAAAWITFGTFRIGSTWAWRIPSVLQGVSSIVQLGLCFFIEESPRWLISKERDAEAEALLVKYHANGDAADPIVPLEMEEIRTALRLEAEVSRTTSYLSFFHTPGNRRRLLIILCVGFFSQWSGNGLISYYLSLILNSIGYTSQDTQTLINALITLWGLFWGILASTLVNRFRRRTMFLASTLGSLACYVVWTALQATYERQTDLTGAGSPALAKGVLAMIFLYNVTFTVGWGALQVTYVVEILPFHLRAKGLVLYNLFVALALIFNQYANPIGVTNAKWRYYITYDVWLAFEAVVVYFLFVETGKMSLEETAVILDGNEDRLTEEVARRTEKLAMETGRDGARL, via the exons ATGTCGAAACAGGCTACTACCAACACCATGGCAACGGAGCCCGCGGGCATccccgtcaccgtcgacgccgccatcgccagcAAGAGGGGCGCCCTCAAGTGGCTGTCCAACCCGGGCATCGTCAAGCTCAACTGCGTGctcgccctctccctcgtGTCCAGCTACGCCACCGGCTACGACGGCTCCATGATGAACGGCCTGCAGTCTCTCGACACCTGGCAGGACTCCTTCAACCACCCCGACGCTCAGGAGCTGGGACT ACTCAACGCCATCCAGAacgtcggccagctcctcgccctccccctctgcGCCTGGTCCTGCGACCGCTTCGGCCGCAAGCCGTCCCTACTCGCCAGCgcctccgtcctcctcgtcggcgtcgccctgcAGGCCGCGGCGCAGGACGTCGCCATGTTCAtcgccgcccgcggcgtcctcggcttcggcctcgccctcaacatcaccgccgccccgCTCATGATCATGGAGCTCGCCTACCCGTCCCAGCGCGCGCCCCTCGTCAGCATCTACAACTCGCTGTGGGggctcggcgccctcgccgccgcctggatCACCTTCGGCACGTTCCGCATCGGCAGCACCTGGGCCTGGCGGATCCCCTCCGTCCTGCAGGGCGTTTCCAGCATCGTGCAGCTGGGGTTGTGCTTCTTCATCGAGGAGTCGCCGAGGTGGCTGATCTCAAAGGAGAgggacgccgaggccgaggcttTGCTTGTCAAGTACcacgccaacggcgacgcggcggaTCCCATCGTGCCGTTGGAGATGGAAGAGATCAGGACCGCGTTGAGGCTGGAGGCCGAGGTGtcgcggacgacgtcgtacctctccttcttccacACCCCGGGGAACCGTCGAAGGCTTCTCATCATTCTTTgcgtcggcttcttctcccaaTG GTCGGGAAACGGCCTCATCTCCTACTACCTCTCCCTAATTCTTAACTCCATCGGATACACCTCCCAAGACACCCAAACGCTCATCAACGCCCTGATCACGCTCTGGGGCCTCTTCTGGGGCATCCTCGCCTCGACCCTCGTCAAccgcttccgccgccgcaccaTGTTCCTCGCCTCCACCCTCGGATCCCTGGCTTGTTACGTCGTTTGGACCGCTCTCCAGGCGACCTACGAGAGGCAGACCGACCTCACAGGCGCCGGGTCCCCCGCACTCGCGAAGGGCGTCCTCGCCATGATCTTCCTGTACAACGTCACCTTCACCGTCGGCTGGGGCGCCCTGCAGGTCACCTACGTCGTCGAGATCCTGCCCTTCCACCTCCGCGCCAAGGGTCTCGTGCTGTACAACCTCTTCGTAGCCCTGGCCCTCATCTTCAACCAGTACGCGAACCCTATCGGCGTGACCAACGCCAAGTGGAGGTACTACATCACCTACGACGTTTGGCTGgccttcgaggccgtcgtcgtctacTTCCTGTTTGTCGAGACGGGCAAGATGAGTCTGGAGGAGACCGCCGTCATCCTGGACGGGAACGAGGACAGGCTGACGGAGGAGGTGGCGCGGAGGACGGAGAAGCTCGCTATGGAGACTGGGAGAGACGGCGCTCGTTTGTAG
- a CDS encoding Putative S-adenosyl-L-methionine-dependent methyltransferase superfamily, producing MADATPTPAAAASSPVPPVESPASPKSPATAPSKAIETAAGDATGRAPPLGVASPAAASPDTAPPIEADVASPEESIEVDDSIRDDASTIDDRISSYTASLTSSVVDYPTEYGRRYHAFRAGAYNFPNDEPEMERLDLVHNLMVKTIGGNLFLAPLDESKVHRILDVGTGTGIWAMEMGDFFTNAEILGNDLSPIQPEWVPSNVKFEIDDVESDWINSYKYDFVFSRYMSGSLADWPTYVKRVYDNVAPGGWAEFQDWSFQLYSDDGSLEGTSLNRWCDLFMEASRAFGRDAQVGPKLERLVRDNTGLINIHHQPYKIPLGPWAKDPYLKDIGMCNLVQVLDGLEGFSMKLLCGGLGWTAEEVIVLLAGVRKDLKSENIHAWYHFNVVYGQKPLKEEEGEESSA from the exons ATGGCCGACGCAACCCCAactcccgccgccgcggcaaGCTCGCCGGTCCCGCCCGTCGAGTCTCCGGCATCGCCAAAGTCTCCGGCGACGGCCCCATCGAAAGCCATAGAGACGGCGGCTGGTGACGCTACGGGCCGGGCTCCTCCGCTCGGGGTCGCCTCCCCCGCGGCTGCTTCTCCTGATACCGCTCCTCCTATCGAAGCCGACGTTGCGTCCCCCGAGGAGTCAATCGAGGTTGATGACAGCATTAGG GATGACGCATCGACAATTGACGATAGAAT TTCCTCGTACACGGCGTCCTTGACATCCTCCGTGGTAGATTATCCGACCGAGTATGGCCGCCGGTACCACGCTTTCCGGGCCGGAG CTTACAACTTTCCGAACGATGAG CCCGAGATGGAGCGGCTGGACCTAGTCCATAACTTGATGGTCAAGACCATTGGCGGCAATTTGTTCCTCGCACCCCTTGATGAGTCTAAAGTCCATCGCATCCTCGATGTTGGGACAGGGACAGGCATCT GGGCTATGGAAATGGGCGATTTTTTCACCAACGCAGAG ATCCTCGGAAACGATCTTAGCCCCATCCAACCAGAATG GGTCCCGTCTAACGTCAAGTTCGAAATTGACGACGTTGAAAGCGACTGGATCAACAGTTATAAGTACGACTTCGTCTTCAGTCGTTACATGAGTGGATCTCTGGCAGACTGGCCGACATATGTGAAGCGTGTTTACGA CAACGTGGCCCCCGGCGGCTGGGCCGAGTTCCAGGACTGGAGCTTCCAGTTGTACTCGGATGACGGGTCGCTTGAGGGAACCAGCCTGAACCGCTGGTGCGACCTCTTCATGGAAGCCTCCAGAGCTTTTGGCAGAGATGCTCAGGTCGGCCCCAAGCTGGAACGTCTGGTCCGGGACAACACTGGCCTGATCAACATCCACCACCAGCCTTACAAGATTCCGCTTGGCCCCTGGGCCAAAGACCCCTACCTGAAAGACATTGGAATGTGTAACCTCGTTCAGGTCTTGGACGGCCTGGAGGGATTCTCTATGAAGCTGCTCTGCGGCGGTCTTGGCTGGACGGCAGAGGAGGTGATTGTCCTGCTGGCTGGAGTCCGCAAAGACCTGAAAAGCGAAAACATCCACGCTTGGTACCACTT CAACGTGGTCTATGGTCAAAAGCCAttgaaggaggaggagggagaggagtCCAGTGCGTAA
- a CDS encoding Putative GNAT domain, acyl-CoA N-acyltransferase: MTTPSAAEMRNRSWTRDSYLVSTDAFLISIPDLNAAFASDAFYWASPLPEPVMREMLQNSLCFGLHGPPDAATTTITSTTTTTTTTTTTTTSEGAATEPNHHHHRRRLVGFARLVTDYVTFAYVTDVWVDPSVQGRGLGRWLVGRVQETIESMPHLRRSLLFTDDWGRSVPFYQELMKMKLAGGEAGVSPAVMQMKWKGHPDFRDK, translated from the coding sequence ATGACCACCCCCTCCGCGGCCGAGATGCGGAACCGCAGCTGGACAAGGGACTCGTATCTCGTCTCGACCGACGCCTTCCTCATCTCCATCCCGGACCTCAACGCCGCGTTCGCGTCGGACGCCTTCTACTGGGCCAGTCCCCTCCCGGAACCCGTCATGCGGGAAATGCTCCAGAACTCGCTGTGCTTCGGCCTCCACGGGCCCCCCGAcgcagcaacaacaacaataacatcaacaacgacgacgacgacgacgacaacaacaacaacaactagCGAAGGCGCTGCAACGGAAccaaaccaccaccaccaccggcgccgcctcgtcggcttcgcgcGCCTCGTGACGGACTACGTCACCTTCGCCTACGTCACGGACGTCTGGGTCGACCCGTCGGTGCAGGGCCGGGGCCTGGGCCGCTGGCTCGTAGGCCGCGTGCAGGAGACGATCGAGTCGATGCCGCACCTGCGGCGGAGCCTGCTGTTCACGGACGACTGGGGGCGGTCGGTGCCGTTCTACCAGGAgctgatgaagatgaagctggcgggcggcgaggccggggTGAGCCCGGCCGTGATGCAGATGAAGTGGAAGGGTCATCCGGACTTTAGGGATAAATAA
- a CDS encoding Putative alpha/beta hydrolase-1, epoxide hydrolase, producing the protein MAATTTIQVPHLGGITAGYRLSGGKVDPAKPTVVLINSMCTTSALYNDQFDSRTLTDAVNLLAVEPLGHGATSCPVEHFTYWDTAIMALQVMDKLGVDKAFALGTSQGGWMVTRMALLAPERILGLLPLGTSMDYESADSRGKGCWDPKTQLLPFYDAWSSPVPTPDFVVDDIWCGMVGSLGFSGTVPPETLAFWTTTLKAVYKGDEGRRKLKIALGNLMSRDGLLLRLRDIKCPVYWLQGTADPVFGVDIPTEQIKLFTSSPEATLTMVEGGGHYLNATSPKEVEEALLKMIKKYA; encoded by the exons ATGGCAGCCACAACCACCATCCAAGTCCCCcacctcggcggcatcacggCCGGCTACCGCCTGTCCGGGGGCAAGGTCGACCCCGCCAAGCCCACCGTCGTGCTCATCAACTCCATGTGCACCACCAGCGCCCTCTACAACGACCAGTTCGACAGCAGGACCCTGACGGACGCCGTCAACCTGTTGGCCGTCGAGCccctcggccacggcgccaCCAGCTGCCCGGTCGAGCACTTCACCTACTGGGAcaccgccatcatggcgcTGCAGGTCATGgacaagctcggcgtcgacaaggccttcgccctcggcacGAGCCAGGGCGGCTGGATGGTCACCCGCATGGCCCTCCTGGCCCCGGAGAGG atccttggcctcctccccTTGGGCACCTCCATGGACTACGAATCGGCCGACTCGCGCGGCAAGGGCTGCTGGGACCCCAAGACCCAGCTTCTGCCCTTCTACGACGCCTGGTCGAGCCCCGTCCCGACGCCcgacttcgtcgtcgacgacatctgGTGCGGCATGGTCGGCAGCCTGGGCTTCTCCGGCACCGTCCCGCCCGAGACGCTCGCGTTCTGGACCACGACGCTCAAGGCCGTCTacaagggcgacgagggccgccgGAAGCTCAAGATCGCTCTCGGCAACCTGATGTCGCGCGACGGCCTCCTGCTCAGGCTGAGAGATATCAAGTGCCCCGTCTACTGGCTCCAG GGAACCGCGGACcccgtcttcggcgtcgacatccCCACGGAGCAGATCAAGCTCTTCACGTCCTCGCCCGAGGCGACTCTGACGatggtcgagggcggcggccactACTTGAACGCCACCAGCCccaaggaggtcgaggaggctCTGCTCAAGATGATTAAGAAGTATGCTTGA
- a CDS encoding Putative LCCL domain-containing protein — protein sequence MGATGDGYPLRERPFKDSEDDDADDKYAPRRSIDEEAQFLAEDDDKEDDDNDDDDAYELEESNSSTPSLLSQQKFPHTPQGRRQRQRQRRHCLSGPQPPRTHVIRPVFPVVQSAPPRLLDLVAPTTRRKGVVVAVFLALWAVAFSVPLASSRALKDDLGRDVLNLGCADSLWRFKNGCGLDGADCRPFNNASFTFRCPANCMAHQLLNPHAVGPKEVVYRPLVVGGGGGNGSDADVNANADGGIYRADSMICASAIHAGIVTDLSGGCGRLDRVGQHERFNASTRNGVETVAFDSYFPSSFTLAAADPSLRCPASDPREALLPTSLFFSTLFSLFTTSPAWQLAVSFVGIFAHVSFASDPPPASRHAASVLPDRISMFAGRLLPAAFCAAVLYRLCVRRTLAGLTAQFEKTALWLGGFWFGALSNYTFGWMPIQRLTAHDIEQQPGAKPALAFILIVLTFIMAKQVYFFWLEGRLPRFLALYALFLAAIVAGLSVPGVDLRVHHYIMAFLLLPGTSMQTRSSLFYQGMLLGLFVNGIARWGFDSVLQTPDDLREDGAFGSLLPEITTPIISSGSFEPSISFSWVLPTDANAVAAAGFDGISALVNDVERFRYYFADGADDNVFIWMRKARMALPEYFRFAYIKDGVTLDYTQAGTWFANGTWAMAPSH from the coding sequence ATGGGGGCCACCGGCGATGGCTACCCACTGAGGGAGCGCCCGTTCAAAGACAgtgaggacgacgacgccgacgacaagtaCGCGCCGCGCCGCAGCATCGACGAAGAGGCTCagttcctcgccgaggacgacgacaaggaggatgacgacaacgacgacgacgacgcgtacgagctcgaggagagcAACTCCAGTACGCCCTCGCTGCTCTCCCAGCAAAAGTTTCCTCACACGCCCCAGggccgacggcaacgacaacgacaacgacgccaCTGCCTCTCCGGCCCGCAACCGCCGCGGACGCACGTCATCCGGCCCGTGTTCCCCGTCGTCcagtcggcgccgccgcggctgctcgacctcgtggcgccgacgacgcgccgcaagggcgtcgtcgtcgccgtcttcctcgcgcTCTGGGCCGTCGCTTTCTCGGTGCCGCTGGCCTCGTCGCGCGCCCTCAaggacgacctcggccgcgacgtGCTCAACCTCGGCTGCGCCGACTCGCTGTGGCGCTTCAAGAACGGCtgcggcctcgacggcgccgactgCCGCCCGTTCAACAACGCGAGCTTCACGTTCCGGTGCCCGGCGAACTGCATGGCGCACCAGCTGCTGAACCCGCACGCTGTCGGGCCCAAGGAGGTTGTGTACCGGCCGCTGGTCgtgggcggtggtggtggcaaCGGAAGTGATGCTGATGTTAATGCTAAcgctgacggcggcatcTACCGCGCCGACTCGATGATCTGCGCCTCGGCGATCCACGCCGGCATTGTGACGGACCTCAGCGGCGGGTgcggccgcctcgaccgCGTCGGCCAGCACGAGAGGTTCaacgcgtcgacgaggaacgGCGTCGAGACGGTCGCCTTCGACTCGTACTTCCCATCCTCCTTTaccctggccgccgccgacccctCGCTCCGGTGCCCGGCGTCCGACCCGCGCGAGGCCCTCCTCCCGACGTCGCTCTTCTTTTCGACGCTCTTCTCGCTCTtcacgacgtcgccggcctggcagCTGGCCGTCTCCTTCGTCGGCATCTTCGCCCACGTCAGCTTCGCCTCCGATCCGCCCCCGGCCTCGCGccacgccgcctccgtcctgCCGGACCGCATCTCCATGttcgccggccgcctcctcccggccGCCTTCTGCGCCGCCGTTCTCTACCGCCTCTGCGTCCGCCgcaccctcgccggcctcacGGCGCAGTTCGAGAAGACGGCCCTCTGGCTCGGCGGCTTCTGGTTCGGCGCGCTGTCCAACTACACCTTTGGCTGGATGCCGATCCAGCGCCTCACGGCCCACGACATTGAGCAGCAGCCCGGCGCGAAGCCCGCGCTGGCGTTTATCCTCATCGTGCTGAccttcatcatggccaagcAGGTCTACTTCTTCTGGCTCGAGGGCCGCCTGCCGcgcttcctcgccctctaCGCCCTCTTtctcgccgccatcgtcgcggGGCTCTCGGTGCCGGGCGTCGACCTGCGCGTGCACCACTACATCATGgccttcctgctgctgccgggcACGAGCATGCAGACGCGCTCCTCGCTCTTCTACCAGGGCATGCTGCTGGGGctcttcgtcaacggcatcgCCCGCTGGGGGTTCGACTCGGTCCTCCAGACGCCCGACGACCTgcgcgaggacggcgcctTCGGGTCCCTGCTCCCGGAGATCACCACgcccatcatctcgtccGGCTCGTTCGAGCCCAGCATCAGCTTCAGCTGGGTGCTGCCGaccgacgccaacgccgtcgccgccgccgggttCGACGGCATCAGCGCACTGGTCAACGATGTCGAGCGGTTCCGGTACTACTTCGCCGACGGGGCGGACGACAACGTCTTCATCTGGATGCGCAAGGCCAGGATGGCGCTGCCCGAGTATTTCCGGTTCGCGTACATCAAGGACGGCGTCACGCTGGACTACACGCAGGCCGGGACGTGGTTCGCCAATGGCACATGGGCGATGGCGCCCTCGCATTAG